The following is a genomic window from Pseudochaenichthys georgianus chromosome 9, fPseGeo1.2, whole genome shotgun sequence.
CTGTGGAAATCCAGAAGGAGCTGTTATCCCCTGCCTACACAAACTCTCACCCAGGTACTTCAGTGAACTCATCAGCTCTTATTGATCCCCCCTGCACAACACACAAGTCGTTTAATGACTCGCAAAAAGACATAAAAGAGGCTTTGAACAAATTAGGTTCATCTGATAGGCCAACCACCGTCAATCACCAGAGGCCTGCGGGCACAGTAGAGAACGTCATGGAAGAAGGGAGAGTGTCATTTGCCCGGTCTTCTGACTGCGATTTTCCAGGAAATGTGGACCCTAAGGTGTTTTCAGAGCTTCCACCGGATGTTCAGAGGGAGTTGATGTCTGAATGGAAGCAAAAGAAGCCGGTGTTGAAGACGCCCTCATCCAAGAAACCAGGAAGAAGCCTGACGACCAAAGACAGAAAGGCTGCAGGCAAAGGCAGTCAGGCAAACAATCTGTTCAAGTATTTCAAACCCAGTTAGAGAGGGACTAGTTACTTCTGCGTAGGGTAACTTATTACAGTCATCTCTTGTGATCTATTTTGTCATGttctattaaaaaatatatttccaTTTGTTCAAAAGTAATACCACTGTAAATTAAAACATGACAATAATAATGTAATGACGCATTAAAGATAATATATCAAAATTACGTACAGTatttctttaagtaaaaaaatcatagcaaaaataatacacagtaaGACCCACAACAGCATATCATTACACAGTTAATTAATGCGTCATTGATTTTGTCTATTAATGGCATATAAGAAACTACAGACTTATGAAGTCAATAAATAATGCTTAACTGTTGAATTTGAATTTCAAAACGTTTACAAACGGCTTGATTTGTTGCTGCCTTACACATAATGTTTGTAATCTCATTTTACCTAAAGTAATCTTATGTGACAATATGCAAACATGGATAAAAGTCCTTTTCAAAATTATAAGGGCACCCAAATGAAGTCTTGTTTTTGTATTTCCCCATTGTTTATAGAAGCAGGATTACTTAGGGATGGCTTAGCCTCTGGAAGTGGGGGCCCTCGTTCCTTGGTTGGACGATTTCCACTGAAATCCACAGAGGCTTATATCGTCCACATCAAGTTTTCAAAGAGCCCTTTTTTCCCCCTTTCATGAGAAATACCAGAAAACACAAGGTCTGTGAGTGCAGCCTCGCTGAGTTCCTGCTGATCTGAGACTCCTCCCTGGATCACATGTAAGAAGGGGGAAAGGTTCAGGATGTGCCATAGCATCATGATAGTGGATACGTTATTCTGTCAGGACGAGTTGAGTGATATCTGAATGGGCATTGGCACTACCTACAGATAGACTGGTAAggtatattacttttttgtcaTTTTAAGGTAGCTTTATTTGTCTCAATGGGTATTTGAGGAAAATCGTTTTGATAAGGTTCTGTCAGATAAAGACAGGGACTGTTGTTTCTGCAGTTTATGGTGTTGATTACTCAGCCTCTCCTCACTCATCTGATTCAAAGAATACAATACCATGTACATGGGAAATAACTCCAAATGTCATAGTATCCATTTTCACTACTGTGGTGTTGAAATCTGAGTTAACCCTATATATTTTCTGAATGCTCCTTCGCAAATTGAAGTATTGAATAAACTGAAGGAAATAAATGCTATTTTTCTCTGCCTCTGAGCTGAAAGTGTAATCAAAGCATTGCGGTGACTTCAGTGGTGTCACGCACCGTTTAGCAGTCTGACTGTGGCTCTTAAAGTCAATCAAAGGAGTTCTGTCTGCTAAACAAGCCCCTGTTTTTTTCCAAGCAAAGTCTGAGAAAACTGGCAAAACATTTGACTGCTCATGTGGAAGCCAGCCCTGGTCATGTGCTCACCCCTCTCTGATCAGAGCCTAATGCATTGTGTGGAGGTATGCCGTCTTGCTTTAATCCTGTGTGATGTCCTGAACCCTCGGACTGAAAAATGCAGTTTACGTGGAACTATTTCACCTTCCTCTTCTAGTTTACTCAAcctggaaatgttgacttaTGCCAGCTTTCTCTCACCTCTTATGTTACATGATCCATCAAACCATTATAGCAGTGTACTGCGAGTTCACTTCTGTGGCAGGTTAGGCACTCAGCTGCACAATGGCTGACTGGGACTATGACTATCTGATCAAGCTGCTGGCACTCGGGGACTCAGGGGTGGGGAAGACCACCTTCCTCTACAGGTACACCGACCAGAAGTTCAACCGCAAGTTCACCACCACAGTGGGCATTGACTTCAGGGAAAAGAGAGTGGTGAGTGATGCCTATAAGTGATGCATCCAAGCATGTTTCTTCATATAAAATAATATGTAACTGAGTCAAAAGATTTTCTCCCTGCTTTGGTTCAGATGTACACTGGGAAAAGTGCTGATGGGGCATCTGAGAAGAACTTCAATGTCCACATTCAGCTTTGGGACACGGCGGGACAAGAGAGGTAAACCTAACCTTGATGTTTACTATATATTTTACATTAGGACGTGTTCATTTAAACGGAATGAAAGCCTTATACCTTCAGAATTATTTGAAAAATGCTATAATCACAAAAACAGTCTAATGCTATGCTATCAGCTCTGTGAGTGTGGACCTTGGACTACATACTAACATAGTTCAGTTTAGCATATTAGCATTCAAACATTATCCAACTTAACACAAACTGCAGTTGAGGCTGAGGGGCATGTCATTAGTTTAGCTGGTATTGGATAACAAAGTTTTGGACGTGATGGACATTTGCATGGTGACACTTACATTTTGGGTTTCTAGAACATGTTTGCATGCTGAAAATGTGTCTGCCTTTAGATTAGAGCCTAATTGACCCTCAAATTATTTTGTTttcatatttaataaaataGCCAAATGTTATACAGCCACGATACAATacaacgatacgatacgatacaacAGCCTCTTCCTTTTCAACCCTTGCTTTGAATAAAGAGAAACCCCCCAAAAACGTTTACTGGAACAGACAGATAGCCAATacataataaaacaacatcGTAAAAAAATGTTTCATTAATTGTAAAACGCACCAACACCAAGAAGACAGAGAGTTTGCCAGGGCTGCTGATGGTCAAGCCTGAGTtaacagaaagagagagggagacacacacagcagtgcttctaggAACACAAACAACATATGTTATAGATATAGCAGAGTCTTATAGAAAGGACTGCTTGGCTTTATTATACATTGAGACTGAGACTGAATCACTAGCCTGAGGTAAAAAAGCTGTTAAGACATTTGACTTAAAAACTAGAAATCTCAAGCCATGGGCTGTCAAAATTTAAAGGAAAAGTTGTGGGGTCGCCAAAGTTGGTAGGATGTATCTAATTTGCTATATGATAGATGTGGATTCAATTTCGGAATAAACTGAACGTGTCAACCTGCTGGTGGCGCTAGAGAAGCCAGGGTACCACCAAAATTAGTAGGATTCACCCTCTATGAATGTCTGTCGAAAAATGTCATGACAAACCCTCCAGCAGATGGTGAGGTATTTCTATCTTGACCTAACGGTGGATCAAATCTCCACATAGTAGCTTCATACTGTGAAACTAATCTTTTTCCAGGTTCCGCAGCCTCACCACAGCTTTCTTCAGGGACGCCATGGgcttcctgctgatgttcgacTTGACCAGTCAGCAAAGTTTCCTAAACGTCAGGAACTGGATGAGTATGTGTCATCTCAGCATCACTGCTTTGCTTCAGATAAATACTCTTTTGGATCAATGTTCTCTCTGAGAGTTGAGAAAGTCAACTAAGAGAGTTTGAAGCTCATGTGTGTCTATTTGCATTACAAGGGTGTAAAAGGACTTCCTCTGTGTTGGTTCAGGTCAGCTACAGGCCAACGCCTACTGTGATAGTCCAG
Proteins encoded in this region:
- the LOC117451953 gene encoding ras-related protein Rab-27B-like, whose translation is MADWDYDYLIKLLALGDSGVGKTTFLYRYTDQKFNRKFTTTVGIDFREKRVMYTGKSADGASEKNFNVHIQLWDTAGQERFRSLTTAFFRDAMGFLLMFDLTSQQSFLNVRNWMSQLQANAYCDSPDIVLVGTKADLRDVRDVHGRQARDLADRYGIPYFETSAMTGDDVDQAVTTLLDLVMKRMEQSIPGGPSSEPNGSPINSHEVEEAPVRRTCAC